AGCGCGCGCATGACGCGAACCTCATCGCCAAGGTGCGCAAGTACCTCCCCGAGCACGACACCGACGGCCTGCAGCTCGAGATCATGTCTCCGGTCGAGGCGACCGCGTACTCGCTGGAGCGCATCCGCAAGGGCGAAGACACCATCTCCGTCACCGGCAACGTGCTCCGCGACTACCTCACCGACCTGTTCCCGATCCTCGAGCTCGGCACGAGCGCGAAGATGCTCTCGATCGTCCCGCTGATCAACGGCGGCGGGCTGTTCGAGACCGGCGCGGGCGGCTCGGCGCCGAAGCACGTTCAGCAGCTGCAGAAGGAGAACCACCTGCGCTGGGACAGCCTCGGTGAGTTCCTCGCTCTCGCGGTCAGCTTCGAGCACCTCGCGAACGCGACCGACAACGTTCGCGCACGGGTACTCGCCGGCGCACTCGACCGGGCCACCGAACGGCTGCTCGACGAGAACAAGTCGCCCAGCCGCAAGGTCGGCGAGATCGACAACCGCGGCAGCCACTTCTACATCGCGCTGTACTGGGCCGAAGCCCTTGCAGAGCAGGGCTCTGACGCGGAGCTCGCCGCGAAGTTCGGGCCGGTCGCCGAGCGGCTGCGTACGAACGAAGACCAGATCTCGCGTGAGCTGATCGAAGCGCAGGGGTCCCCGGTCGATCTCGGCGGCTACTTCCGCCCGGACGATGCCAAGGCTTCGACAGTGATGCGGCCGTCGGCGACGCTCAACGACATCCTCGCTTCGCTCGCCTGATGCCGGAGCCAGTGACAGACGACCAGCTCGCGAGCCTCCTCGACGCCGCGATCGACCTCACCCGGCAGCGATTCGCCGCCGATGAGCCCGACGTCGGGGCGGCTGCGATGCTGCTCGAGGACGGGTCCGTCGTCACGAGCACGACGCCGGACTACTTCAACAAGATGGTCGACGTCTGCCAGGAGACGGGCTCGCTTCTCGAGGCATTCAAACGCAATCTGACGGTCACGGCCAGCGTGTGCGTTGGCAGGGTCGCTGCAGAGACGTTCCTGGTGTTGAGCCCGTGTGGCGTGTGCCTCGAACGCCTGATCAGCCACGGTCCCGACGTACGCGTCGCCGTTCCTGATGACGGCGACGCGACGCGGGCCCGATGGGTGCCGGTGAGCGAGGCGCATCCGTACTTCTGGGGCAGGATCTGGACCGAGAAGATCCCGTACCCGGGCGCCGACCACGACTGAGCCTCCCGCCGCGTATCAGGCACCGCTCGGTACGGACTCGCGCAACGCCGCCTTCGCCAGCCGAGTGAGGCCCGCGCGTACGCCTGCGTCGCGCGCCTGCGGGTGGGGCTCGGCGACCTCGAAGCGGTCGAAGTAGCAACCCGTCGTCATCGCGAGCGCCGAGTCGAGCGCGAGACGGAGTACCGGAAGTACACCGTCCTCGACGCTCGTCGCGGGCTCGAAGCCGCTGTCGCGGACCATCCTTGTCGCCATCAGATGCGCCGGATGCACGGCATTCACTGTGACGCCACGCGGCGCGAGCTCGGCTCCGAGCTCGATGGTGTCCATGATCAGCGCCAGCTTGCTGCGGCAGTACGCCTCGACACCCTCGTACCCGTTGACGAAGCCGATGTCGGCGAGATCGACAGGTGCCTGTCCGATCGACGCGATGTTGATGATCCGCCCCTGTGGCGCTGCTTCGAGCAGTGGCGCAAGGGCCCGGTTGAGTTGGTACGGGCCGAGATAGTTGCCCACCATTCGCAGCTCGTGCCCACCCGAGTTCGTCTCTCGTACGGTTGGGTCGGTGCCACCGCCGACTGCAGCGTTGTTCACCAGAATCTCGAGCGACTCGACCATGGCGGTGACGTCGCTCGCCATGGCGGCGACATCGTGCGGCTCGGTGAGGTCAGCTCGAACCGTACGTACGCTGCTGCCGAAGGCGTCGAGCTCGGCAGTGAGCGCTCGTAATCGCTCGCTGTCCCGCCCGTGCACCACGAGGTTGAATCCGGCGACGGCGAGGTGGCGGGCGAGCGCGCGCCCCAGGCCCGACGTCGCTCCGGTGATCAAAGCTGTTCTATCCATGGCTTGATTATTATCAAGACCTTGATAGAAATCAAGAGCCAGATGTCGGTCGAGATAGGATCGCGGCATGAGCCTGGCACCCGACGAGCGACTCGGACTCGACATCAAGCGGGCCGAGCAGACCCTGATGGCGGCCAAGACGAGCGCACTGCGAGCACACGGCCTGACCGTCGCGCAGTACGCAGCGCTCTACGCGCTCGCGGAGAACCCTGGGATCTCCGGCGCCGGCTTGGCCCGGGCCTGCCTGGTCACTCCGCAGGCGGCTGCCGCGGTCCTCAAAACACTTGAGTCACGTGGCCTCATTGCACGCTCGCGCAACGAGTGGAACCTCAACGTCCGGGAATCCGCGCTTACCGACGCTGGGCGCCGTCTCCTCGCCGCCGCCGACCAGACGGCCGTACGAATCGAACAACGAATGTACGACGCCCTGACCGTTCGCGAGCGCACGCAGCTCAAGCGGCTGCTCGCCGCCTGCACGGACGCGCTGGGTACCGACTCCTGACTCAGAAGAACAGCGGCGCCACCAGGAAGCCGATGCTCGTAATCGCCGCGTACACGACGAAGAACGCGAGCAGGAACCCCATCACGTCGCGGAACCCGAGCCGCGCGATAGCGAGCAGCGGCAGTGCCCAGAACGGCTGGATCGCATCGGTGGCCATATCGCCCCATGCGTACGCGAGCACGGTCAGGTCGAGGGGTACGCCGAGCTTATCTGCCGCCTCCGCGAGGTAGGACGCCTCGATCGCGAACTTCGAACCGCCCGAGGGTACGAAGAAGTTGAGGATTCCTGAGTACCAGTAGACGAGCACCGGGAAGGTCTGCTCATTCGCGATCGAGGTGAACCAGTCGGCGATGCGCTCGCTGAAGCCGGTTGCCGTGATCATCCCCAGAATGCCGGCGTAGAAGGGGAACTGGATGACCACGCCCCACATGAAGTTGCCACCGCGTTCGGCGGCGCGCAGGAGTGAGCGGGGCGTGCCGTGTAGCAGGATCCCGAGGAACAAGAAGATGAAGTTGACGGCGTTCAGGGTGATGCCCGACAGCACGCCGTCATCGAGCGAGCTGAAGTACAGCACGAGGTAGATGAGCCCGCCGATGCCGATGATCATGTTCGGCCAGCGCGACATCTCGATGCGCTCGGCAGGCGTCGGTTTCGCACCGGCCGCTGCCATCGCTCCGGGACCATCCGAGCTCGCACCGTCTGCGTCGACCGACTCGTCGGCCTCGAGCACCTCGCGCGGAGGGGGCACCACCTTGTCGGCGCGCGGGTGGAGCAGCGGAGCCATGGCGACCCAGAGCAGGATCGCGATCAGCACCATCAGCAGGTTGAACGCCGAGAAGATCGTCTGCGTGACCGGGATGACGCCGAAGTACTCCTCTGCGAAGTGGCCCGGCGTCGCGACCAAGAGCGGCGAGCTGGCCGAGAGGCCGGCATGCCAGGTGCCTGCCATACCGAGGTACGCGCACGCGACCAGCAGCCGGTAGTCGACCTTCGGCTGGCGTGCTGCCATGTAGCGCACGAGCACCGCCGAACCGACCAGCCCGAGACCCCAGTTGATCAGCACGAGCAGCATGCTGGTCGCCGCCATGACGGCAACGGCACTCTTCGGCCCCTTGGGCTTGTCGGCCACCCAGGTCAGGAAGCGCCGGAACGGCGGCGAGGTCGCGACGACGTAGCCGGTCAGGATGATCAGCGCCATCTGCATGCCGAACTCGAGCAGAGCCCAGAACCCGTCGCCCCAGCCGCGTACGAGGTCCTCTGCCTTGCCGATCGAGTAGTCGCCCGGCGAGAGGAAGAACGCCAGGACGAAGACGACGAACGTGAGCAGGACGACGATGACCCAAGCATCGGGCACCCATCTCAAGCTCCACCGTGACAAGCCGTCGGCGACCCGCTGTGGAAGCGTCTCCTTGGTCGCAGCACTGTCGGACATGGTCTTCACCATCCTGATTCGGAGTTGGGGTACGCGTGGGTCACGCGTCGAGAGTGAGGTCGGTGACGGGCACCGCTTGGCAGGTCAGGCAGGATCGCTCGTCATCGGGGTCGGCGTCGGGCACCAGGTAGCCGACGGAGCCGGCGGCTACGGGCACCATGCAGGTCTCGCACTCCCCGGACCGACAGCCGGCGCTGATCTGCACGCCCTCCCGCTCGGCGAGGTCGAGCAGCGTGCCGGACGACGCCTGCCATTCGGCCGTACGATCGGAGCGCGCGAACCGGACCCGATGCCGCGCCGACGGGTCGGGCTGCCAGGTCGGCGTCGGAGTGGTGAATCGCTCGCTGAAGATGTCGTACGCGGGCACACCTCGCGTGATGAGTCCGGCGCGTACGTCGGCGATCATCGCTTCGGGGCCGCATACGTAGAAGCGCGCGCGACGCTCGATCAGATCGGCATCGACCGCCGCCGCCGTGACTCGACCGTGCTCGTCGAAGTCGATCCCGTTGCGGTCGTCGGTCGACGGCCGCGTGAAGTACGTACGCATGCGCAACCCGGACATCGTCTCGGACAGCTCTCGCAGGCGGTCGCCGAACAGGTGATGCGCACCGTCGCGCGACGAGTACAGCAGCCGGATCTCGGCGTGCGGTCTACGCCGTGCCAGGTGCTCGAGGTAGCCGACGAACGGGGTGATTCCCACCCCACCCGCGACCAGCACGACCGGAAGGTCGGGCTCGGTGGGAAGGCGGAACCGACCGGCCGGCGACGTCACGTCGACGACATCGTCGACCCTGGTCTCGTCGACGAGGTGACGCGAGACCACCCCCTCACGTTTGACAGTGATGGGGAGCATTCCCGCAGCCGCCGTGCCGACCTCGCCGGACAGTGAGTACGAACGCGTACCGCTCTCGTGCTCTGCCGTCAGCTGCCGCACCGTGACCTCGACGTGCTCACCCGGCGCGCAGACGGCCAACGGTGCGCCGTCGGCCGGCGAGAGCTGCAACGTGACGGCGTCGGCGGCCGCACGCTCGACGCTAGCGACCCGAAACGGCTTCGGCCCTGCCCACGACGCTTGTTCGGCGCGTTCGATGTCGCACATGGTCGCCCGCATCGGCACCGAGCCGCTGATCGGATCGACGTTGACCCCGTCGATGATCCGGTTGTAGTTGCTGCCGGAGTCGTCGAACGGGTCGTACCCGGGCAACCCGAGATCGGGCGCCGACTCCCACCAGCCGTACTCGCTGACGAGCACGCGCGGATGCAGCGACTCGTCATAGCGCGCTCGCATCCGGATCCGGCCGTGGCGGGTGCGCAGGTGGACCCAGTCTCCGTTCGCAATGCCCTTCTCGTACGCGAGCTCGGGGCTGATGTCGACCGACGGCTCCCGCGCACGCGTACGCAGGCTGGTGATTCCGCGCTGCTGGCTGTGGCAGTACCGCGCCGACTTCGTGGACGTGAGTACGTACCCGAGGCCGGAGTCGCCAGCGGGGCCGGCCGCCGGTTCGATGTGCGACGGCACCGGCTCGTACCCGTGCCGGAGGAGTCGCTCCGAGTACAACTCGACCCGGCGAGTCGGAGTCGAAAACCCTCGTACGCCACCGTCGGTCTTCTCCGCGTACGTCGCGTATCGCTGCTGTAGCGGCACTCTGAGCCCTTCTGGGTGTGCGCGCAGGTCTGCCAGCCCGAAGGGCAGCGGGTCGAGAACCCACTCCCAGGCAGCGTCGAGGTCGCCGCCGAAGAACTCGTCGCCGAGGCCGAGCCGCACTGCCAGGTCGAACACGATCTCCAGATCGGACCGGCTGCGGCCGACCGGCGGCACCATGCGTCGACGCAGCTGGACGAGCTCCTGCGCAGCCGTGTCGATCTCGAACCCGAGGCGTAGCGCTTCACGCTCCCACGGCGTGTTGACGGGGAGCACGATATCGGCGAGCTCGGCCGTCGGAGTCATGAACTGGTTGCAGTGCACGTGAAAGTCGAGACTCTGCAATGCCTCTCGCCCACGTCGCGTATCCGCCTGCGATACAAGGGAGTTGGCGCCGAACCCGATCAGTGCGCGTACGGCGTACGGCTGGTCGTCGAGCATCGCGTCATAGAGGTCGTGGGCCGTCACCCAACCCTGCGACGGCGGGCCGAGCGGCCGGTCGGTGAGCCCGAGTGTCTTCGCGCGCTGCTCGTCGGCGAGCTGGTCGAATGCCGTGATCGGGTTTGTCGGCGGGGCCGACGGGACGAGGTTGCCGCCGCGCTGCTCGGCGCTTCCGGTGAGTGCGTACAGGCAGGCGATCGCGCGGTCGGTTTGGGTCGCGTTCGTGTGCTGGCCGACGCCGGTCCAGGTGTAGTACGCGGTCGACCCGGCGTCAGCGATTGCGTCGGCTAGCGCGAGTACGTCGGACTCCGGCACCCACGTGGCCGCCTCGACCCGCTCGGGGGTCCACTGGGCACATTCCTTCGCATACAGGGCGAACGCGGGTTCGCACGTCACCTCGACGCCGTCGACCTCGACCACGACCTCACCGTGCAATGCGAAGTCGTCGACATCGGCAGGCGGTGCTTGCGTCGTGTCGTAGACGCACATGTCCTCACCGTCATACGCGACGTACGCATCGGTTTGCGAGTCTGCGATGTCACGACCGCGCAGGAAGTGCCCGGTGTCCCGTCGGACGAGCAGCGGACCGTTCGTCCAGCGGCGAACGAAACCGGCGTCGTAGCGGTGCGACGACATCAGCTGCCGCGCGAGCCCGAGCGCGAGCGCCGCGTCGGATCCGGGGCGTACCCGCAACCAAAGGTCGGCTGTCTGTGCGCTGCCTGCGCGCCGCGGGTCGACGACTGCGACCCGCGCTCCCCGCGACTGCGCGTCGGCGATGACCGTCGACTGGGCGAGCCACGTACGGGCCGGGTTGTGGCCCCAGAGCAGAATCAGATCGGCATTCGCGTAGTCCGGGTTGGCGATCCCGCGCCCGTACGTGAACGCATGGGCGTGGTCCTTGTGCCAGTTGCAGATCTCGGTGGCGTACGCGATGTTCGGGCAGCCGAAGAGCCGGGCAAAGCGTTCGACCCAGTCGATCGAATCGGACATCGGGGTGCCGCTCGGCGAGGTGACGGCGAACGCAACGCCTTCCGGCCCGTGCTCCTCGCGTACGGCGCCGATGCGCCCAGCAACCGTTGCCATCGCCTCGTCCCACCCGATCTCGACCCATCCGGGGTCGACGTCAGACTTCGGGTTCGTGCGCTTCAACGGCGTCGTGAGCCGCCGCGGGCTGTGCACCAACTCGGGCGCCGCGCGACCCTTCGAGCACAAAGCACCACCAGTGGGGTGGTCCGGGTCGGGTTCGACACCGACCAGCCGATCGCCCTGCACGGAGTAGACGGCGCCGCAGCGGGACCGGCACAGCGTGCAGAAGCCACGCACGCGCTCCACCCCATTGGGTGCCATCGGGACCTCGACTAGTACTCGGTAATCGACTACCGTCCAGAGAATGCCGAGACCAGGGCACGGTGTCAAGGTCACCGAGGGGGTTCAATGAGCGACGAAGCACCGACAAAGCCGACGACCGGCGCAGCGCGCGCCAGCCTCGCAGCCGAGCGATTGCCGCGGTCGGAGAGCCTGCGCGACGGCGCCCTTCGCATCCTGCGTAATGCCGTGGTGTCCGGCGAGGTACGCGACGGCGAGCTGTACTCGGTCGCCGAGCTCGCCCGACAGCTCGGCATCTCGGCGAGCCCGGTACGCGAGGCGATGCTGACCCTCGTCAACGACGGCATCATGGAGCCGGTACGCAATCGCGGCTTCCGCATCACCCCGATCGACGACGACGACCTCGCAGAAATCGTCGCCCTGCGCCGGATGCTCGAGGTGCCCGCCGTCGCCGGGCTCGCCGAACGCGATCTCTCCGCCGACCTGCCGAACCTTCGCGAGCTGGCCACCCAGATCGAGCGCACGGCTGCGCGCGGCGATGTGCAGGCATTCCTCGCCGCCGACCGAGAGTTCCACCTCGCACTCCTGTCGCTGACCGGCAATCGGCGGCTGGTCGACACGGTCGCCAAGCTGCGCGACCAGACTCGGCTCTACGGACTTCGGGCCTTGGCCGACGAGGGTCAGCTCGACCCGTCCGCGGCCGAGCACCACGCGATCCTGGAGGCGCTTTCCGAGCACGACGCAGCCAGGGTCGAAGGGCTCATGGACCGCCATCTCGCTCATATCCAAGATGAATGGGCCAACGGTCCGACCTGATCAGTCAGCACCTCGGGGTCTCACGGGCATACCGTGGACACATGAGCGTCGATCCTCCGGGCGTACGGCTGCGGTACGGCGCCGAGCGAACCGAGGCGGTCGACGCACTCGCAGACCGGCTGGAGCAGGTCGCCGGCATCGAGCCGCTGCTCGATGATCTGAACCGGCGAGCGCGACGGCTTCCCGCACCGGGCGCGGCTGTCGGCGCGAGTCTGCGCTGGAACTTGCACGACTCGTTCGACCGCCGCTGGTGGCCGCAAGGTGTGACGTCGACCGCGGACGCGTACGACCATGAGAGCATCGCCGGACGGCGCCTGCTCGCCGTGAGCTGGTACGCGAAGCCGCGACGCGGCGTACGCAAAGGGAGCCGGATCACCTTTCTCGACCTCGACTCACGTGCTTACCGCCATGTGTTGCTGGTCGTGCCGTCGCTCGATCAAACCGGTCGACTCCGACTGGATCCCCTACACGTCCATGCGGGCGGCATCGTGTGGCACGCGAACCGGATGCACATCGCCGCAACCAGACAAGGTCTCTACACGGCCTGCCTCGACCGCCTGCTGCGGGTTCCCGACCGTCGCCGCGTACGCGACCGCGACGACCTCGGCATCGACGGCGACCAAGTTGCGACCGCCGGTTACCGCTATGTGCTCCCGGTCTGCTCCAGATACCTCGCCGAGTCAGACGACGACGTCGAACCGTTCCGGTTCTCCTTCGTGTCGCTCACCCGGAGCCCGACCGAGCCGCTGCTCGTGGCGGGCGAGTACGGCCGGGGCACCATGACCAGACGACTCGCGACGTTCGCGGTCGATCCGAACAGCGGCGAGTTGGTCACCGACGCCGACGGAGCAGCTCACCCACGCCTGTACGACAACGGCGTACGGAACATGCAGGGTGCGGTCGTCGCCGACGGCACCTGGTACGTCACCCGATCACGTGGCCCGTGGGGTCGCGGGAGCATCTGCGCCGGGGATCCCGATGACCTCGTCGAGTATCAGCGCGCCCTCCCGATGGGCCCCGAGGACCTCACTTACTGGCCCTCGACGGACCGGCTCTGGACGGTCTCCGAGTGGCCCGGCCGACGCTGGGTCATCGGCGTCGACGCGAGCCAGCTGCGGCGTCAGGAAGCCTGCCGGTAGACGAAGTCCTCGAGTGACACCGTCAGCTCGTCGCGGTTGTCGCGATGGCGCAGGCAGTACGACGTGGGGTACCAGCCGGACTTCTGCCAGCCCTTCGGCTGTTTGAACTCACGGCAGACGTCATCGCCTCCGGACCGCAGTCCGTCGAGAGTCTCGTGCGTGACCATCGCCTCGTGGAACGTGACCTCGCCGTTCCAGACACCGTAGATCCAGGTATGGGTGAACCGCTCGCCGTTGAACTCCGGTGCGGTCGGGTCGACGAGGTGGTTGCCCATCGCCGGCTCGACGGCATCCATATCGGCGTAGTCGGGGGCCAGGTACCGATCCGCCGGCAGCCGCTTGCCCAGCTTGTAGTCGTCGCAGTTGACCAGCTGAGGGCACGGACCCGGACGGATCGCGGTGCGCTCGGCGTCGTCGTTCAGGTAGAAGTGCACGTCGAAGTGCGGCAGGTCGTACACGCCGGGCGGAGTGTGCCCGTGCACGTTCCAGTTGTTCAGCACGTACGTGTAGGGAGTGTCGACCTTGTCGACGAAACGTGGGTTGAGATCGAGCTGGTTCTCGTACCCGCCGGCGCACTCCGTCATCGGGTCGACGGTGCCGTCACCGTCCTTGTCGAAGCACCATTTGCCGTCGGTCGGCGGATCGTGGGGCAACCCGTCGAGTGCGTCATCGGACATGATCATGCCCACCGCAACCGGCTTCGAGCCGACCACCTGGCTGTACGCCGTGATCTTCCCGTCGCCGAGCTCGGCATGCTCGCCGTACTCCGCACACGGTCCCCGATACGCCGGCGTGTGCTCGACCAGCCGGTCGACGGCGGCGCTCGGCAACCGCATGGTGACTTCCCAGCGCGGTGACTGGGTGGAGCTCACGCACACCCATTCGGCATTCGTACGTTGCGTCACGGTCGTTGTGGTGGCACTCGCGCTCGGCATCGTGAGTGCGGCGACGACGAGTACGAGCAGAGTGGCGATTCGGCCGGCCTTCATGGTCCCTCCATGCCTCGGGTGGACCAAGCGTCTCGAGGCTCGCTGTCAGTTCGGTCTCAGTTCGCTGCCGCCGCGCCGGCGTCCTCGTCGGACGGGCGCTCAGCGTCGCCAGAGGTACGGCGTCGTCGTCGAGGCCTTGACCAGACCGGAGCGCTCGAGGATCGGTCGGGAGAACTCCGTGGAGTCGCTGTTGATCAGCGTCTTGCCCGCGGCCAACGCCGACCTGGCGCGCGCCGACGTCAGCGCGCGGTAGATGCCGCGCCCTCGCCACTCGGGCAGCGTCGCTCCGCCCCAGATTCCCGCGAAGTCGGTGCCGGGCACGGGCTCCAGCCGGCCGGCGCTGACGATCCGGCCGTCGACCTCTGCGACCCAGAGCTCCAGCTCGTCGCCACGCGCCAACTGCGCCAGGGTCATCGTGGCGATCTCGTCTGCCAGCGAGTCGTTGAAGACCTCGTCCTGCATCGCGGCCATCGCGCGTACGTCGGTCTCATCGGTGACCGTACGCAGGGTCACACCCGCGGGCAGCGCCACGTCGACCGCGAGCGCCCGCGCATCCCCGATCATGATCGACTCGGGATCCTCGGCAACGAACCCGGCCGCAAGGAGCGCGTCGTACAGACCCGGCGCATGGTCATGGGCGCGGGTCTTCCACTCGACTCGGGTGATCTCGGGGTCGTTGCGATAGCGATCGAGCACCGAAGGAACGAGAGCGCGGATCTCGGCCTCGTCCGCCCCGCCGAGATCGCGGTAGGTGACGAACCCGCGCCCTCCCGGAAACGTGATGAGGCGCAGCGGCCCCTCACGGACGACCTCCAGCGCGCTCGGCGTCTCGGCGTCGGTCCGCAGTTGCTCGTCGTACGCCTTCAACAGCGCGGCGGGATCAGTCACCGCGTAAGCGTGCGTTGCCGATCGCTCGCTCGCAACCGATTTTGTCGGCCAGCAGGGCCGTGGCCGTACCTACGCGCCCGGGTGCATCGGCGCCTGCAGCTGGGCAACGAGCGCGGCGGCATCGGACTTCTCGGCGCCGAACCCGAGCGACGCGATCCGCTTGCCGCTGGGTACGTGCCGCAGTAGCTTCCCGTCGAGCGCCAGATCGGCCGGCGAGGACACCGGGAACCGCTTGACGGTCATGCCGAGCGCGTTACACATGCGTACTTCGCCGGGCTCGATCCGCAGCATCGGGTTGATCAGCTGGAGCGCGCCGAGCAGGGTCAACACCGCGCCGGCGAACACGCCGAACCACTGCGGACCGATCAGTGAGGTCGCCAGCAGCAGCACGCCGACCACGAGTGCGGCGATGGCCAAGGGCTTGCTGTGACGAACGGTCATCGAATTCATGGCCCGCAGTCTAGGTAAGCGCCGGCCCACCCCGTCCTCGCCCGCAGTCACCTCGCCGATTCGAGCGATTCGGTCAGCGCCCGGAGAGCCTTGGAGCAGGTGCGCTGCTTGATCAGGCCCTCTCTCGCATGCGCAGTGACATGGACCTGCTGGTCGAACCAGACGAGCTGGATGACGCACGGGTTCATGCGCGCAGTCCCGGAACCGACGACACCCACCATCTCGATCGGCCCGGGCTCTCCCCCGGCTGGATTTCCCGTACGCTCCTGGGCTCGGCCTTCGAAGAATTTGTCCCGTACGACGCGAACGTTCTGCTCAGTTCGCGGCACTTGGAGTGTTCGCTGCTCGCCGTCGAGTTTGGTCAGGTGGCGCGTACCGAATCGCGCACCGAT
The sequence above is drawn from the Nocardioidaceae bacterium SCSIO 66511 genome and encodes:
- a CDS encoding TIGR00366 family protein; translated protein: MSDSAATKETLPQRVADGLSRWSLRWVPDAWVIVVLLTFVVFVLAFFLSPGDYSIGKAEDLVRGWGDGFWALLEFGMQMALIILTGYVVATSPPFRRFLTWVADKPKGPKSAVAVMAATSMLLVLINWGLGLVGSAVLVRYMAARQPKVDYRLLVACAYLGMAGTWHAGLSASSPLLVATPGHFAEEYFGVIPVTQTIFSAFNLLMVLIAILLWVAMAPLLHPRADKVVPPPREVLEADESVDADGASSDGPGAMAAAGAKPTPAERIEMSRWPNMIIGIGGLIYLVLYFSSLDDGVLSGITLNAVNFIFLFLGILLHGTPRSLLRAAERGGNFMWGVVIQFPFYAGILGMITATGFSERIADWFTSIANEQTFPVLVYWYSGILNFFVPSGGSKFAIEASYLAEAADKLGVPLDLTVLAYAWGDMATDAIQPFWALPLLAIARLGFRDVMGFLLAFFVVYAAITSIGFLVAPLFF
- a CDS encoding MarR family transcriptional regulator; the encoded protein is MSLAPDERLGLDIKRAEQTLMAAKTSALRAHGLTVAQYAALYALAENPGISGAGLARACLVTPQAAAAVLKTLESRGLIARSRNEWNLNVRESALTDAGRRLLAAADQTAVRIEQRMYDALTVRERTQLKRLLAACTDALGTDS
- a CDS encoding GntR family transcriptional regulator, which produces MSDEAPTKPTTGAARASLAAERLPRSESLRDGALRILRNAVVSGEVRDGELYSVAELARQLGISASPVREAMLTLVNDGIMEPVRNRGFRITPIDDDDLAEIVALRRMLEVPAVAGLAERDLSADLPNLRELATQIERTAARGDVQAFLAADREFHLALLSLTGNRRLVDTVAKLRDQTRLYGLRALADEGQLDPSAAEHHAILEALSEHDAARVEGLMDRHLAHIQDEWANGPT
- a CDS encoding cytidine deaminase, translating into MPEPVTDDQLASLLDAAIDLTRQRFAADEPDVGAAAMLLEDGSVVTSTTPDYFNKMVDVCQETGSLLEAFKRNLTVTASVCVGRVAAETFLVLSPCGVCLERLISHGPDVRVAVPDDGDATRARWVPVSEAHPYFWGRIWTEKIPYPGADHD
- a CDS encoding SDR family NAD(P)-dependent oxidoreductase; translation: MDRTALITGATSGLGRALARHLAVAGFNLVVHGRDSERLRALTAELDAFGSSVRTVRADLTEPHDVAAMASDVTAMVESLEILVNNAAVGGGTDPTVRETNSGGHELRMVGNYLGPYQLNRALAPLLEAAPQGRIINIASIGQAPVDLADIGFVNGYEGVEAYCRSKLALIMDTIELGAELAPRGVTVNAVHPAHLMATRMVRDSGFEPATSVEDGVLPVLRLALDSALAMTTGCYFDRFEVAEPHPQARDAGVRAGLTRLAKAALRESVPSGA
- a CDS encoding molybdopterin-dependent oxidoreductase yields the protein MAPNGVERVRGFCTLCRSRCGAVYSVQGDRLVGVEPDPDHPTGGALCSKGRAAPELVHSPRRLTTPLKRTNPKSDVDPGWVEIGWDEAMATVAGRIGAVREEHGPEGVAFAVTSPSGTPMSDSIDWVERFARLFGCPNIAYATEICNWHKDHAHAFTYGRGIANPDYANADLILLWGHNPARTWLAQSTVIADAQSRGARVAVVDPRRAGSAQTADLWLRVRPGSDAALALGLARQLMSSHRYDAGFVRRWTNGPLLVRRDTGHFLRGRDIADSQTDAYVAYDGEDMCVYDTTQAPPADVDDFALHGEVVVEVDGVEVTCEPAFALYAKECAQWTPERVEAATWVPESDVLALADAIADAGSTAYYTWTGVGQHTNATQTDRAIACLYALTGSAEQRGGNLVPSAPPTNPITAFDQLADEQRAKTLGLTDRPLGPPSQGWVTAHDLYDAMLDDQPYAVRALIGFGANSLVSQADTRRGREALQSLDFHVHCNQFMTPTAELADIVLPVNTPWEREALRLGFEIDTAAQELVQLRRRMVPPVGRSRSDLEIVFDLAVRLGLGDEFFGGDLDAAWEWVLDPLPFGLADLRAHPEGLRVPLQQRYATYAEKTDGGVRGFSTPTRRVELYSERLLRHGYEPVPSHIEPAAGPAGDSGLGYVLTSTKSARYCHSQQRGITSLRTRAREPSVDISPELAYEKGIANGDWVHLRTRHGRIRMRARYDESLHPRVLVSEYGWWESAPDLGLPGYDPFDDSGSNYNRIIDGVNVDPISGSVPMRATMCDIERAEQASWAGPKPFRVASVERAAADAVTLQLSPADGAPLAVCAPGEHVEVTVRQLTAEHESGTRSYSLSGEVGTAAAGMLPITVKREGVVSRHLVDETRVDDVVDVTSPAGRFRLPTEPDLPVVLVAGGVGITPFVGYLEHLARRRPHAEIRLLYSSRDGAHHLFGDRLRELSETMSGLRMRTYFTRPSTDDRNGIDFDEHGRVTAAAVDADLIERRARFYVCGPEAMIADVRAGLITRGVPAYDIFSERFTTPTPTWQPDPSARHRVRFARSDRTAEWQASSGTLLDLAEREGVQISAGCRSGECETCMVPVAAGSVGYLVPDADPDDERSCLTCQAVPVTDLTLDA
- a CDS encoding GNAT family N-acetyltransferase is translated as MTDPAALLKAYDEQLRTDAETPSALEVVREGPLRLITFPGGRGFVTYRDLGGADEAEIRALVPSVLDRYRNDPEITRVEWKTRAHDHAPGLYDALLAAGFVAEDPESIMIGDARALAVDVALPAGVTLRTVTDETDVRAMAAMQDEVFNDSLADEIATMTLAQLARGDELELWVAEVDGRIVSAGRLEPVPGTDFAGIWGGATLPEWRGRGIYRALTSARARSALAAGKTLINSDSTEFSRPILERSGLVKASTTTPYLWRR